From Candidatus Micrarchaeia archaeon:
AAGAACCATCCATTTTAGAATAAAAAGATGCGTCCGCCGGGGAAATCGGTTTCCAGCTTGCACAAAACAAGAAGCTGGAAGCACTCGAACCCGGGTCGTTGGCTTGGGAAGCCAAAATCCTACCACTAGACTACGAACGCAACTACCAGACTATGCAAAAACAGGTTATTAATTCTTACACTTGCTTCATCATTCCTCTCGCTTCATCGAGGAGAGGCTTGAACACCGGATTCGAGCCAAGCTCTTCGAGCGCGGAAATAAGCGGCCTGAGATTCCTGGGCTCAACATTCTTTACGCCCGCGCCCCTCCTGACCAGCTCTTCAGCGATTCTGTGCCCTTCGTTTCCGTTTAATCTTAAAAGTGCAAGCGAAAGCGGAGTGTGCCCTGAAGGATTCACCGCGTTTGGATCTGCTCCGCTTTCCAGTAACATCTTCACCAGCTTTTCCCGGTCTGATAAGTGGTTGCTGCCGGTTACTGCCGCATGAAGCAGCGTACTAGGCTTTGCGCCAGCTCCTGATTTCAGAAGATTCGAGAGAATGCGCTCGACAATCTCAACACTCCCTCCCGTAGCAGCATTAATGAGCGTGTTCGCATCAGGTTTAGC
This genomic window contains:
- a CDS encoding ankyrin repeat domain-containing protein — protein: MAIAVKQSGKEPYRPHALVVNARLASLHVLVETIKAIDRGMPANSGDWKAALDAAAKSGDRGKFDLLAEKAKPDANTLINAATGGSVEIVERILSNLLKSGAGAKPSTLLHAAVTGSNHLSDREKLVKMLLESGADPNAVNPSGHTPLSLALLRLNGNEGHRIAEELVRRGAGVKNVEPRNLRPLISALEELGSNPVFKPLLDEARGMMKQV